A window of the Citrus sinensis cultivar Valencia sweet orange chromosome 9, DVS_A1.0, whole genome shotgun sequence genome harbors these coding sequences:
- the LOC107175713 gene encoding probable F-box protein At2g36090, whose product MDSPWLSNTNISRNSISTVHPDIMETHIFKLLDASALASASCVSSRLYSLASDETLWTNICNSTWPSTDTPRIRHVISSFPKGPRSFFSDSVTNPDTISTTTTNSSTSSPVNPDRTSRLISAVDIYHQKRHVFSKVVETESFGNRSPFRVELLDPEDTVPARIPHPVDERMMLELGDRFTLSWILIDPIRRRAMNLSSYKPVIVERRWLPGEQVHMRYGWVFYSGPGKEGSATEYVKFGISVTWEECQCGVMHVTGVSLDLEDMYGNQMSGKESLAIIQKGMAGIRGSVKGREEEGRRRYEEYMEMRRERILSVISIKEPERFHHSLYVAFRLFIFATLGLLLFRRFF is encoded by the coding sequence ATGGATTCTCCGTGGCTGTCCAACACCAACATTAGCAGAAATTCAATCTCGACCGTCCATCCTGATATCATGGAAACTCATATCTTTAAACTTTTAGACGCTTCTGCCCTCGCCTCCGCCTCCTGCGTCTCCTCTCGGCTATACTCCCTCGCTTCCGACGAAACTCTCTGGACAAACATTTGCAACTCCACATGGCCATCCACAGACACACCACGCATCCGCCACGTCATCTCCTCGTTCCCCAAGGGGCCCCGCTCCTTCTTCTCCGACTCCGTCACTAACCCCGACACGATCAGTACTACCACAACCAATTCTTCCACTTCCTCTCCGGTCAATCCCGACCGTACGTCTCGATTAATCTCAGCCGTTGATATATACCACCAGAAGAGGCATGTGTTCAGTAAAGTTGTCGAGACCGAATCATTCGGAAATAGGTCTCCGTTTAGGGTCGAATTACTCGACCCCGAGGACACGGTGCCGGCCCGGATACCTCACCCGGTGGACGAGCGGATGATGCTTGAACTTGGTGACCGCTTCACGTTGAGTTGGATTTTGATAGATCCGATCAGACGGAGGGCGATGAATCTATCGAGTTACAAGCCGGTGATCGTGGAACGCCGCTGGTTGCCCGGAGAACAAGTGCACATGCGCTATGGATGGGTCTTCTATTCGGGGCCCGGGAAGGAGGGGTCGGCAACGGAGTACGTCAAATTTGGGATTTCAGTCACGTGGGAGGAGTGTCAGTGCGGCGTTATGCACGTGACTGGAGTGAGCTTGGACTTGGAGGACATGTATGGGAACCAGATGAGCGGGAAGGAGAGTTTGGCAATTATACAGAAGGGAATGGCGGGAATTAGGGGGAGCGTGAAAGGGAGGGAAGAGGAAGGAAGACGGAGATACGAAGAGTACATGGAAATGAGGAGGGAAAGGATACTGAGCGTGATTAGTATTAAAGAGCCGGAGAGATTTCATCATTCGCTGTACGTGGCTTTTAGGCTCTTCATATTTGCCACTCTCGGATTGTTGCTTTTcagaagatttttttaa